One genomic window of Luteitalea pratensis includes the following:
- the glmM gene encoding phosphoglucosamine mutase, with protein MKLFGTDGVRGVAGEAPLDEITILRLGSALVRVLPHQGPSRLLTGRDTRESGFWIERTLARGVRAMGGDLLSAGVVPTPAVAVTTRAEDFDAGIVISASHNPYQDNGIKVFSGHGQKFDEGLERQIEALVADPHFIVSPDASAEIETHEIVESYSRHCTAALPVAGHVTGLRIGLDCANGATTTVAPRLFRALGLDVHVIGNDPDGRNINLECGSTHLEALRALVREKQLSMGIAFDGDGDRCLMVDDQGAVVDGDAIMLILALHLQRTGGLARNTVVATVMSNLGLERALEANGIRLLRTAVGDKYVMEAIRDNGYALGGEQSGHVIVAEHLFTGDGIVTALSVLRVMAETGRSLRDLASALVTYPQVLVNVRVGRRVPVAEVPSIAAVIDSVERRLGTEGRLLVRYSGTEPLLRIMLEGRDQHEIDTWAHEIASAATGALGAG; from the coding sequence ATGAAACTATTCGGCACCGATGGTGTACGCGGCGTGGCTGGTGAGGCGCCGCTCGACGAGATCACGATTCTCCGCCTGGGCTCGGCACTCGTGCGCGTGCTGCCGCATCAGGGCCCGTCGCGGCTCCTGACGGGGCGTGACACGCGCGAGTCCGGCTTCTGGATCGAACGGACGCTGGCCCGCGGTGTGCGCGCGATGGGTGGCGACCTCCTGTCGGCCGGTGTCGTGCCGACTCCCGCCGTCGCGGTGACCACGCGCGCCGAGGACTTCGACGCCGGCATCGTCATCTCGGCGTCGCACAATCCCTATCAGGACAACGGGATCAAGGTGTTCTCGGGTCACGGGCAGAAGTTCGACGAGGGCCTCGAACGTCAGATCGAGGCGCTGGTCGCCGATCCGCACTTCATCGTCTCGCCCGACGCCTCGGCCGAGATCGAGACACACGAGATCGTCGAGTCCTATTCGAGGCACTGCACGGCGGCCTTGCCGGTCGCGGGGCATGTCACTGGCCTGCGTATCGGCCTCGACTGCGCGAATGGAGCCACGACCACCGTGGCGCCGCGGTTGTTCCGTGCGCTTGGCCTGGACGTGCACGTCATCGGCAATGACCCCGACGGGCGGAACATCAACCTGGAGTGCGGGTCCACGCATCTCGAGGCGCTCCGGGCGCTGGTGCGCGAGAAGCAGCTCTCGATGGGCATCGCCTTCGATGGTGACGGCGATCGCTGCCTGATGGTCGACGATCAGGGCGCGGTCGTGGATGGCGACGCGATCATGCTGATCCTCGCCCTCCACCTGCAGCGCACGGGCGGGCTCGCCCGCAACACGGTCGTTGCCACCGTGATGAGCAACCTGGGGCTCGAACGGGCACTCGAGGCGAATGGCATCCGGCTGCTGCGCACCGCGGTGGGTGACAAGTACGTGATGGAGGCGATCCGCGACAACGGCTATGCGCTCGGCGGCGAGCAGTCGGGGCATGTCATCGTCGCCGAACACCTGTTCACAGGCGACGGCATCGTCACCGCGCTCAGTGTGCTCCGCGTGATGGCGGAGACGGGTCGGTCGCTGCGCGACCTCGCGTCAGCACTCGTGACCTACCCGCAGGTGCTGGTCAACGTACGCGTCGGCCGGCGGGTTCCGGTGGCGGAGGTGCCGTCGATTGCCGCCGTGATCGACAGCGTCGAGCGGCGGCTTGGCACCGAGGGGCGCCTGCTGGTGCGCTATTCGGGCACCGAGCCGCTGCTGAGGATCATGCTCGAAGGGCGCGATCAGCATGAGATCGATACCTGGGCGCACGAGATCGCGTCTGCCGCCACGGGCGCGCTCGGGGCTGGTTAA
- a CDS encoding pyridoxine 5'-phosphate synthase, translating to MAKLSVNVNKIATLRNSRGGPIPSVVDAARVCVEAGAPGITVHPRADARHINFDDVQALKHLLDPWKAVEFNIEGDPRPDLLNLVERVRPHQCTLVPVRPGEITSEAGWSPDTDEKELRDVIARLRGHGIRVSLFVDADEKAVQLAHRVGADRIELYTQPYVHAFATSTAPLSETLAPFVRAATVAVELGLGVNAGHDLDLENLPDFVQALPRLDEVSIGHALISYALYVGLRQAVLEYREAAGDII from the coding sequence ATGGCGAAGCTATCCGTGAACGTGAACAAGATCGCCACGCTGCGCAACAGTCGCGGCGGGCCGATCCCGTCGGTCGTCGACGCGGCGCGCGTCTGCGTCGAAGCAGGCGCGCCGGGCATCACCGTGCACCCGCGCGCTGACGCCCGCCACATCAATTTCGACGATGTGCAGGCGTTGAAGCATCTGCTGGACCCGTGGAAGGCCGTTGAGTTCAACATCGAGGGGGATCCGCGCCCCGACCTGCTGAACCTGGTGGAGCGCGTCCGCCCGCATCAGTGCACGCTGGTGCCGGTGCGGCCAGGGGAGATCACGAGCGAGGCCGGCTGGTCGCCGGATACCGACGAGAAGGAGCTTCGTGATGTGATCGCCCGGCTGCGGGGGCATGGCATCCGCGTGTCCCTGTTCGTCGATGCCGACGAGAAGGCGGTGCAACTCGCGCACCGCGTCGGCGCTGACCGGATCGAGCTGTATACGCAACCGTACGTGCATGCGTTCGCGACATCGACCGCACCGCTGAGCGAAACGCTGGCGCCGTTCGTCCGGGCCGCCACTGTCGCCGTGGAGCTCGGCCTCGGCGTCAACGCCGGCCACGACCTCGACCTCGAGAACCTGCCGGATTTCGTGCAGGCGCTGCCCCGGCTCGACGAGGTCTCCATCGGCCACGCGCTCATCAGCTACGCCCTCTACGTCGGCCTGCGCCAGGCCGTGCTCGAATATCGCGAGGCGGCGGGGGATATCATTTAG
- a CDS encoding tetratricopeptide repeat protein, giving the protein MKPESIVVGIAGALFGLLCGWMLGAQQVSPGQAPAPQVAQAGAAAAAPAGGAAQGSTAKAIDLAQVQALEKQATERPTDASVRTQLANLYFDAENYAEATRWYQASLKIAPTNADVSTDLAVSYYYTNQVDQALAQFARSLEIDPKHTKTWLNLGIVRAFGKQDLAGAGEAWTQVVTLAPADSPEARAARQALDGLKSAHPEIAPGGTPARDGAAAPAAPKQGA; this is encoded by the coding sequence ATGAAACCAGAATCGATCGTCGTGGGAATCGCGGGCGCATTGTTCGGCCTGCTGTGCGGATGGATGCTCGGCGCCCAACAGGTGTCGCCGGGGCAGGCGCCCGCACCGCAGGTCGCGCAGGCGGGCGCCGCCGCTGCAGCGCCGGCCGGCGGCGCGGCCCAGGGCAGCACCGCCAAGGCGATCGACCTCGCGCAGGTGCAGGCGCTCGAAAAGCAGGCCACCGAGCGGCCGACCGATGCGTCGGTCCGAACGCAGCTGGCCAACCTGTACTTCGACGCCGAGAACTACGCCGAGGCCACCAGGTGGTACCAGGCCTCACTCAAGATCGCGCCAACAAACGCCGACGTCAGCACGGACCTCGCGGTCAGCTACTACTACACGAACCAGGTCGACCAGGCGCTGGCGCAGTTTGCCAGGTCGCTCGAGATCGACCCGAAGCACACCAAGACGTGGCTGAACCTCGGGATCGTCCGTGCCTTTGGCAAACAGGATCTCGCGGGCGCGGGCGAGGCATGGACCCAGGTCGTGACCCTGGCGCCAGCTGACTCGCCAGAGGCGCGAGCGGCGCGCCAGGCCCTCGATGGCCTGAAGTCCGCTCACCCCGAGATTGCTCCCGGCGGCACTCCGGCGCGCGATGGCGCGGCCGCCCCTGCCGCTCCGAAGCAAGGAGCCTGA
- a CDS encoding class II aldolase/adducin family protein, translating into MTPREEQLRAEICEVGRRVYARGYVASNDGNISARLDDLYVLATPKNVSKGFMTPDMMVVTDMQGRKVAGHRDASTELKMHLAVYEMRPDIRAVVHAHPPLSTGFAVAGVPLNKSSLAEIIFSLGSVPIAEYATPSTQELPDAVKRYISAHDGLLLANHGALTAGQDLMNAYFKMETMEHFAQITLVARQLGGENLISREEVNRLQGLRDFYGIKSPAPICTDPELAEGAGTTCQFVDAPASDGPRIVPPMGTLPGGAEGGEIRLTYRELAALIADAVRQVTRDA; encoded by the coding sequence ATGACGCCCCGAGAGGAACAGCTCCGCGCCGAGATCTGCGAAGTCGGCCGGCGTGTATACGCGCGCGGCTACGTGGCGTCCAACGACGGCAACATCAGCGCCCGGCTCGACGACCTGTACGTCCTCGCCACGCCCAAGAACGTCTCCAAGGGGTTCATGACCCCCGACATGATGGTGGTCACCGACATGCAGGGCCGCAAGGTGGCCGGCCATCGCGACGCGTCCACCGAGCTCAAGATGCACCTGGCGGTCTACGAAATGCGCCCGGACATCCGCGCCGTGGTGCACGCGCATCCGCCACTATCGACAGGCTTCGCCGTTGCCGGTGTGCCGCTGAACAAGTCCTCGCTCGCCGAGATCATCTTCTCGCTGGGCAGCGTGCCGATCGCCGAGTACGCGACGCCGTCCACACAGGAACTGCCCGACGCCGTGAAGAGGTACATCAGCGCCCACGATGGCCTGCTGCTGGCCAACCACGGCGCGCTCACGGCCGGCCAGGACCTGATGAACGCGTACTTCAAGATGGAGACGATGGAGCATTTCGCGCAGATCACGTTGGTCGCGCGACAGCTCGGGGGCGAGAACCTCATTTCCCGCGAGGAAGTGAACCGGCTCCAGGGCCTGCGGGACTTCTACGGCATCAAGTCGCCGGCCCCCATCTGCACCGACCCGGAACTGGCCGAGGGCGCCGGTACGACGTGCCAGTTCGTCGACGCACCCGCCTCCGACGGACCCCGCATCGTGCCGCCCATGGGCACGCTGCCGGGGGGCGCCGAGGGCGGGGAAATTCGGCTAACATACCGCGAGCTTGCGGCCCTCATTGCCGACGCGGTGCGTCAGGTGACACGCGACGCCTGA
- the eutM gene encoding ethanolamine utilization microcompartment protein EutM, with protein sequence MGEALGMIETKGLVAMIEAADAMVKAAKVTLVGWEKIGAGYVTAIVRGDVAAVKAATDAGAAAARRVGELVSVHVIPRPHSNLEDVLPIGKAAGK encoded by the coding sequence ATGGGTGAAGCACTCGGAATGATCGAGACCAAAGGTCTCGTGGCGATGATCGAGGCTGCTGACGCGATGGTGAAGGCCGCCAAGGTCACCCTCGTCGGCTGGGAGAAGATTGGCGCGGGCTACGTCACGGCCATCGTCCGTGGCGACGTCGCGGCGGTGAAGGCCGCCACCGATGCCGGTGCCGCCGCCGCTCGCCGTGTCGGCGAGCTCGTGTCGGTGCACGTCATCCCGCGTCCGCACAGCAATCTCGAAGACGTCCTGCCCATCGGCAAGGCCGCCGGGAAATGA
- a CDS encoding EutN/CcmL family microcompartment protein — translation MILGRVVGTVVATRKDERLLSAKLLVVRPVSPEGQLEGTPLVAVDTVDAGTGEMVLVVSGSSARMADGLGQSPVDAAIVGIVDTVSMS, via the coding sequence ATGATCCTCGGCAGGGTCGTCGGCACCGTCGTGGCGACCCGCAAGGACGAACGGCTGCTGAGCGCCAAGCTCCTCGTCGTTCGCCCCGTCTCCCCCGAGGGACAGCTCGAAGGCACGCCGCTCGTCGCCGTGGACACCGTCGACGCCGGGACCGGGGAAATGGTCCTGGTCGTCTCCGGCAGCTCGGCGCGCATGGCCGACGGCCTCGGGCAGTCGCCCGTCGATGCGGCCATCGTCGGCATCGTCGACACCGTGTCGATGTCCTGA
- a CDS encoding EutN/CcmL family microcompartment protein gives MHLARVVGTVVCTHKDARLSGVTLLIVQPVGRDGSDVGRALVATDAAGAGVGERVFFVRGREAAFPFHPVEVPTDASIVGIVDHTDVVD, from the coding sequence ATGCACCTGGCCCGCGTCGTCGGCACCGTCGTCTGTACACACAAGGACGCGCGGTTGTCCGGCGTCACGCTGCTGATCGTCCAGCCGGTCGGGCGCGACGGCAGCGACGTCGGACGCGCGCTCGTGGCCACCGATGCGGCTGGTGCAGGCGTGGGCGAGCGCGTGTTCTTCGTCCGCGGGCGTGAGGCCGCCTTTCCCTTTCATCCGGTCGAGGTCCCGACCGACGCGAGCATTGTCGGCATCGTGGACCACACGGACGTGGTCGACTGA